Within the Maridesulfovibrio zosterae DSM 11974 genome, the region AGGCATGCCGGCAGATGAAGAGCTGGATCAGCAATTATGATGATGCGGCAGATATGAAGATGTCTATCAATATTTCGGGCCGCCAGTTTTCACAGCCCTCACTTGTTGATAATATTCTTTCAAAGCTGGATGAGTTTGATCTTCCTCCGGAAAATCTTAAAATTGAAATAACTGAAACAGCTATTATGGAAAGGGCAAGTCAGGCTGTTGAAATGCTTAAAAGACTTAAATCGGCAGGCGTACTTGTTTCAATTGATGATTTCGGAACCGGTTATTCATCTATGAGTAATTTACAGGAATTTCCTCTGGATCAGCTTAAAATTGATCTTAGTTTTGTTCATAAGATCTGTAATTCATCAGAAAATATTGAGATTGTTAAGGCAATTGTTAATCTTGCCCATAATCTTGGATTGAGTGTCGTGGCTGAGGGTGTTGAGGAGATCGAACAGGAAGAAATACTTAAGAATATGGGATGTGAATTCGGTCAGGGATATCTTTTTTCTCGTCCGATTAGTCTTAATAAAGTAGAATCTTTCTTTAAGGGAGAAATCCAACTTGGTGAATAGTGGTTGAATTCAATATATAGAATTTATGTAAATTGGATTTGCTTACAATATATTTTACTGCAATATTTTTGCATAAGTGAAAAGAGTCTGAGTAGAAGGACTCTTTTTTTATTTGTGTGGTAGCGATTGTATAATCAATCAGTATGTATTGGTATGGTTTATTCTGATACTATTACAAGATATTGATAAAGTATATTTAAGTCAAACAAGTTTAGTTTATTTTATAATATTAGTGCAAAAGTACCGAATCATGTTGCATGTACTGTTCTGGCGTGCTAGGGCCGAATTTACATCTTGTTTATTTTTTTATGTCTCAGGATTATTTGTTAAGGTTCGCCCGGTTTTTTAGAATTAAAACGGGTGGGTAAATTACCATCAACCTGGATCAGGCTATGAGTGTCAAAAGCAAAGGGAATAGCACGGTTACGATTTTTCCGGATTGGTGTAAGGGGTGCGGTATATGCGCAGCCTTTTGTCCGGGTAAGGTCATGGAGTTGAATGATCAAGGGAAGGCTGTTGTTGTAAAAGAGGAAGAGTGCATAAGTTGCGGATTCTGTGAATTGCACTGTCCTGATTTTGCAATTATGGTCCGCCCCAAAGCTGATGATGAAATCCCCGCGGTGTGCAGGGCTGTTCTTGAGAAGGCTGCCCGTAAAACCGATATGCCTGCTGACGGCAGTGCTGCGGAAAAAAACAGTTCCGATATGGAAAAGGGATAGGTGAACTTCCATGGCCAGACCCAGAAAAAAGAAAAATACAGAAATTTTTGCTCTAGGTAATGAGGCTGTTGTTGAAGGTGCACTTCTGGCGGGGTGTACTTTTTATGCTGGATATCCGATTACTCCTTCATCAGAGATAATGGAAATTATGGCACAAAGACTGCCT harbors:
- a CDS encoding 4Fe-4S dicluster domain-containing protein; amino-acid sequence: MSVKSKGNSTVTIFPDWCKGCGICAAFCPGKVMELNDQGKAVVVKEEECISCGFCELHCPDFAIMVRPKADDEIPAVCRAVLEKAARKTDMPADGSAAEKNSSDMEKG